The DNA region TCACGATACAGCCGGCCCAAGGGGTATTCCGGCACGATTCCGTTCCCCACCTCGTTGGTGACCATCACCAGCGTGCCGGGGAAAGCTTCGGCCGCGGCAGCCAGCCGCCCGATTTCCCGCTCCATGACCTCAGCCGCGTCGGACCTTTCCCCCTGCTCAAGCAGCATGTTTGACAGCCATAACGTGAGGCAGTCGACGAGCACGACGGCCGCGGCGGACGAGCCGGCCTTTTCCGTTCCCTGCCGGTCCATCCCGGCCGCTTCCGCCCCGCCTGCCCGCAGCTCGTCCCCTAATGCCGTGAGCTTTTCCGCCAGCCGCAACGGCTCCTCCAGCGTCGTCCAGGTGAATCCGCTTTGTTCCCTTTGCTGCCGGTGCAGGGCGATCCGCTCGGTCATTTCTTCGTCGAAAGCTTGCCCGGTCGCGATATACAACGCGGCTTCCGCGTGCTTCATAATCCAACGCTCGGCAAACGAGCTTTTGCCGCTGCGGGCGCCGCCCGTGACCATTACTTTCATCGCTTTACCCCCAAACTCATGTTGACTGTCACCGCGATTTCAGCCGGGCAGCGCCCCGCCCATTTTACCGGTCGCCGCCCGTGGAAATCCCCGCGCTCTCAAAGGTCGCCATCTCCCGCACGATCCGGCTCGCCGCGTCCACCAAATGCAGGGCGAGCACCCCGCCGGTTCCCTCGCCGAGCCGCATGCCAAGCTCCAGCATCGGCTCGAGCTTCAGCTCCCGCAGCAGCTGGCGATGCCCCTGCTCCGCGGAGACGTGGGATGCGATCATATACCCGGCCGCTTCCGGCGCAAGCCGGCTTGCGGCAAGCGCGGCCACGCTGGATATAAAGCCGTCGATCACGACGGGGCAGCGGCTTTTCGCCGCACCAAGAATGACTCCGGCGAGCCCGGCGATTTCCAGGCCGCCCACTTTGGCGAGCACGCCGAGCGGATCTCCCGGGTCCGGGCGATTGATCTCCAGGGCGCGCCGCACGACTTCGATCTTGCCGCGCAGCCGTACATCGTCGATCCCGGTCCCCCGGCCGACGCTTTGCTCCGGCGAAATCCCGGTCAAAGCGCTCATCATCGCCGCGCTGGCCGTCGTATTGCCGATGCCCATCTCGCCCGTAACGAACAGGCGGACGCCGCGGGATGCCGCTTCCTCCACGAGCCGCGCTCCGATCAGCACGGCCGCCTCCGCCTCCTCCCGGGTCATCGCCGGGCCTTTGGACATATTGGCGGTGCCGTACCGCACTTTCCGCGACACCAAAGCCGGATGCGACAGCTCCGCGTTCACGCCGATATCGACGCACACGACGTCGGCGCCGGCCTGGCGCGCCAGTACGTTCACCGCTGCTCCGCCGGCGAGGAAATTGCCCACCATCTGCGGCGTCACTTCCGCCGGAAAGGCGCTGACGCCTTCCTCGCAAACGCCGTGGTCGGCAGCCATCACAAACACCGTGCGCCGCGGGAACTCCGGCAGCGCTTCGCCCGTTATGCCGGCCAGCCTGACGGCCAATTCCTCCAGCTTGCCGAGGCTGCCGGGCGGCTTCGTCAACCGGCCCAAGCGTTCCTCGGCGGCAGCCATTGCCGCCGCATCAAGCCTGCCGATGCTCCCTGCAAGTTCCAAAATAGCGTTATGCCCCATGATTGTTCTTCCCTCCCCCGTGGTTCATCCATTCAGTTCATCTATTCGGTTATTTGTTTGGCTCATCCGCCCGCTTTATTTGCCCGCTTCATCCGTTCGTATCTCAAGCCGGCCTTTTCCTCCTCAGCCGCCGGTTTCGCCGCTCCTAATCCCCTTGGCCTCCCCGCTTTCCGCCTTCCTTCGCTGTAGAAGCAGCTGCGGCACTCCGCTGTCCGGATGCGGCACCCGGTGCGCCTTCACTTGATAAACCTTATCTACCATAGCCGCGGACAAAATGTCTTCCGGCGGCCCCTCCGCCACAACGCACCCTTCGCTCAGCACCAGGAGACGGTCGCAAAACAAAGCGGCCAGGTTCAAATCATGCATCACGGCCACGACCGTCAGCCCTTCCTCCCGCTGCCATCCTGAGACCAGTTCCATGAACTGCATTTGGTAGCGAAGGTCCAAATACGTCGTCGGTTCATCGAGCAGTACCAGCTCCGGCTGCTGCGCCATCACCTTGCCGAGCGCGGCGCGCTGGCGTTGCCCTCCGCTAAGCGCGCTTAGCGGCCGGTGCTCCAGCGCGCTCAGCTCCAGCTTATCCATAATTTCGCCGAGCAGCCGCCGGGAGCCCTCCGGTCCGTCCTTCTCCCTGCCGCGCCAGTCCTGATACGGAAAGCGCCCCATCTCGACCACGTCGCGGACGCTGTACGAAACCGGAGGCAAACCGTCCTGCTGCAGGACGGCGATTTTCCGCGATAACGCCTTGCGGCCATAGGAAGAGAGCGGACGTCCGTCCAGCGCGATCTCCCCAGCGCCCGGCCGCTCCACACCGGAAATCAGATTGAGCAGCGTCGTTTTGCCGCTGCCGTTAGGTCCGATCAGCCCCCAAAATTCGCCCTTTCGCACGCTCCAGGTTACATCGTGGAGAACCGCCTGGCGGCCGTACGTTTTGGAAACTTTTTTCACCTCGATCAACGCAGTTCCCCCTCCCGCTCCTTCTTTTTCCGGTGCAGCAAATAGCCAAAGAAGGGGGCCCCGACAAAAGCGGTAACGATGCCAAGCGGGATCTCCGTCGGCGTCAGCAGGGAGCGGGCCGCAAGATCGCTCCACATCATAAATATCCCGCCGCCAAGCGCGGACAGCGGAATAATCAGACGATAATCGGGCCCGGTTATCAGGCGGATCATGTGCGGAATGACCAGGCCGACGAAGCCGATAACGCCGGACACCGACACGGCCGCCGCCGTCATCAGCGTGGCTGCCAGCAGCACGGTCAGCTTCGTCCGCTCCACGTTCAGCCCCGAATGCGCCGCCTGACGTTCGCCGAGCGCCAGCAAGTTAAGCGTTCCGGCCCGGCTCCACAGAAACGCCCCGCCCACCAGCAAATACGGGAAAAGGATGGCCGTATACGACCAT from Paenibacillus macerans includes:
- a CDS encoding bifunctional adenosylcobinamide kinase/adenosylcobinamide-phosphate guanylyltransferase; the protein is MKVMVTGGARSGKSSFAERWIMKHAEAALYIATGQAFDEEMTERIALHRQQREQSGFTWTTLEEPLRLAEKLTALGDELRAGGAEAAGMDRQGTEKAGSSAAAVVLVDCLTLWLSNMLLEQGERSDAAEVMEREIGRLAAAAEAFPGTLVMVTNEVGNGIVPEYPLGRLYRDLAGRLNRRMAAISGQVFLVTAGIPIELKSREYRL
- a CDS encoding ABC transporter ATP-binding protein, with the protein product MIEVKKVSKTYGRQAVLHDVTWSVRKGEFWGLIGPNGSGKTTLLNLISGVERPGAGEIALDGRPLSSYGRKALSRKIAVLQQDGLPPVSYSVRDVVEMGRFPYQDWRGREKDGPEGSRRLLGEIMDKLELSALEHRPLSALSGGQRQRAALGKVMAQQPELVLLDEPTTYLDLRYQMQFMELVSGWQREEGLTVVAVMHDLNLAALFCDRLLVLSEGCVVAEGPPEDILSAAMVDKVYQVKAHRVPHPDSGVPQLLLQRRKAESGEAKGIRSGETGG
- the cobT gene encoding nicotinate-nucleotide--dimethylbenzimidazole phosphoribosyltransferase yields the protein MGHNAILELAGSIGRLDAAAMAAAEERLGRLTKPPGSLGKLEELAVRLAGITGEALPEFPRRTVFVMAADHGVCEEGVSAFPAEVTPQMVGNFLAGGAAVNVLARQAGADVVCVDIGVNAELSHPALVSRKVRYGTANMSKGPAMTREEAEAAVLIGARLVEEAASRGVRLFVTGEMGIGNTTASAAMMSALTGISPEQSVGRGTGIDDVRLRGKIEVVRRALEINRPDPGDPLGVLAKVGGLEIAGLAGVILGAAKSRCPVVIDGFISSVAALAASRLAPEAAGYMIASHVSAEQGHRQLLRELKLEPMLELGMRLGEGTGGVLALHLVDAASRIVREMATFESAGISTGGDR